CCGGCGGGGCGATCATGCGCAACATCGTCGCATTGGGTGCCGCCTGCGCCGTCTCGGGGTTCGACATCGAGTATCTCGATGAGTCCCTCGAGAAGCGCTTCGGCGGCAAGGGCGAAGCGATCGTCGAAAACAACAAGAAGGCGGCCCGCGTCGGCGCGGAGTACGTCGATGAGGAGTACGACATCTCGACGCCGTACGACCTCGAGACGACCGACAACGACTACGTCCTCCTGAACGGCGACGAGGCGATCGGGATGGGCGCGTTGGTCGCCGGCTGTCGGTTCTATGCCGGCTACCCGATCACGCCCGCGACGGACGTGATGGAGTACCTGAAGGGCCGCATCGAGGACTACGGCGGAATCGTCGTCCAGGCGGAAGACGAACTCTCCGCTATCAACATGGCGTTGGGCGGAGCCCGTGCCGGCGCGCGGTCGATGACCGCGACGTCGGGACCGGGCATCGACCTGATGACGGAGACGTTCGGGCTCGTCGCGACCTCCGAGACGCCGCTCGTCATCTGTAACGTCATGCGCTCGGGTCCCTCGACGGGGATGCCGACCAAACAGGAGCAAGGCGATCTCAACGGGATGCTCTACGGCGGCCACGGCGAGATCCCGCGGTTCGTCCTCGCGCCGACGAACATCGCCGAGTGTTTCCACAAGGCGATCGAGGCGTTCAACCTCGCAGAAAAGTACCAGACGCCGGTGTATCTGACCGGCGACCTCTCGCTTGCGGTCACCGAACAGACGTTCGAGCCCGAGGAGTTCGACATGGACGCCGTCGAGGTCGACCGCGGCAAAGTCGTCGACGAGGGAACGATAGAGGAGTGGCAAAACGAAAAAGGACAGTTCAAACCCCACGCGGTCACCGACGACGGGGTCAGCCCCCGCTCGTTCCCCGGCACGGACGGCGGCGCGCACATGTCGACCGGCCTCGAACACGACGAGTTGGGCCGACGGACAGAGGACACCGAGATGCGGATCGAGCAGGTCGACAAGCGCGAGCGGAAGGTCGAAACCGCACAAAAAGAGGAGGACTGGAGCCCCCGGGAGTTCGGCGACGCCGACGCCGACACGCTCGTGGTCTCGTGGGGCTCGAACGAGGGCGCAATACGGGAGGCGATGACGATCCTCGCCGAGGACGACATCGACGTGCGGTTCATTTCGGTGCCGTACGTCTTCCCGCGACCCGACCTCACGGAGGCGGTCGAGACGGCGGAGAAGACGGTCGTCGTCGAGTGTAACGCGACCGGGCAGTTCGCCGACCTCGTCGAGCACGACACGCTTTCGAGGGTACAGCGTATCAACAAGTACAACGGCGTCCGTTTCAAGGCGGACGAGCTCGCCGAGGAGGTCAAAGCCGCCCTCGGCGAACCGACGGAGGTGGAGGCCTGACAATGAGTTCCAACGTTCGATTCACCGAGTTCAAATCCGACAAGCAACCGACGTGGTGTCCCGGCTGCGGTGATTTCGGGACGATGAACGGCATGATGAAAGCGCTGGCCGAGACCGGCAACGATCCCGACAACACGTTCGTGGTCGCCGGCATCGGCTGCTCGGGGAAGATCGGCACCTACATGCACAGCTACGCGCTGCACGGTGTTCACGGTCGCGCCCTGCCCGTCGGGACCGGCGTGAAAATCGCCAACCCCGACCTCGAGGTGATGGTCGCCGGCGGCGACGGCGACGGCTACTCCATCGGCGCCGGCCACTTCGTCCACGCG
The genomic region above belongs to Natronomonas moolapensis 8.8.11 and contains:
- a CDS encoding 2-oxoacid:acceptor oxidoreductase subunit alpha, yielding MPTDLNWAVGGEAGDGIDSTGKIFAQALSRAGRHVFTSKDFASRIRGGYTAYKVRTSVDRVESVVDRLDILIALTERTVEENLDELHGDSIVIYDGERSMMSDFEAPGETTGLDVPLKRLAEDAGGAIMRNIVALGAACAVSGFDIEYLDESLEKRFGGKGEAIVENNKKAARVGAEYVDEEYDISTPYDLETTDNDYVLLNGDEAIGMGALVAGCRFYAGYPITPATDVMEYLKGRIEDYGGIVVQAEDELSAINMALGGARAGARSMTATSGPGIDLMTETFGLVATSETPLVICNVMRSGPSTGMPTKQEQGDLNGMLYGGHGEIPRFVLAPTNIAECFHKAIEAFNLAEKYQTPVYLTGDLSLAVTEQTFEPEEFDMDAVEVDRGKVVDEGTIEEWQNEKGQFKPHAVTDDGVSPRSFPGTDGGAHMSTGLEHDELGRRTEDTEMRIEQVDKRERKVETAQKEEDWSPREFGDADADTLVVSWGSNEGAIREAMTILAEDDIDVRFISVPYVFPRPDLTEAVETAEKTVVVECNATGQFADLVEHDTLSRVQRINKYNGVRFKADELAEEVKAALGEPTEVEA